The following are from one region of the Hemibagrus wyckioides isolate EC202008001 linkage group LG24, SWU_Hwy_1.0, whole genome shotgun sequence genome:
- the prf1.3 gene encoding perforin-1.3 isoform X1, with product MKRESNRQMVMFSLVLLLISLSVTSCCRVAPVTECHKFSFVPGHNLVGEGFDIVRMKTTGAFVVNMKEDTTSGEYGNCTVCTNSLLEREQKLPSALTDWRVKVNCKRSLSARVFESTSSVLKHSTSSASVGWKVGLGLPMVAGVAVGGTHSKSSTFARSKASQDKFFFTNHEFSCSYYTLRVKIQPPLTKEFLQAVKSLPVSYNSQSESAYHHFLSIYGTHYLRQVRLGGRVQTTTAVRTCQVAMKGLSVRDVSNCLSAEASAVIQGVEVKGQTSYCKSKSNQLEKKNSFSAFFSDRVTEVFGGNGGSADLLFSPNKQHGYDAWMKTLRTIPGVVSYMLTPLHILVKSDSARRKGLQKAISQYVMKNAMSSSCSSKCKVGHRSPECACKCSGHQNIDSNCCPSHPGVASLTVKVERATGLWGDYGSKTDGYVKVFYGKRGETTPVIWNNDFPVWNYNTQFGTVDLSKKLPIRFEVWDRDNKWDDDRLGVVTIVPTRGINVKKQFGLKHGTLYVSITAVCGPNLQGNHCEVYAPSPEGQRLVTYPELLRYWHQPWTRQNHSTKL from the exons ATGAAGCGAGAATCTAACAGACAG ATGGTGATGTTTTCCCTCGTTCTGCTCCTCATCTCCCTCTCGGTGACCTCCTGCTGTCGAGTTGCTCCGGTCACTGAATGTCATAAGTTTTCCTTCGTTCCAGGTCACAACCTGGTGGGCGAGGGCTTCGACATCGTGCGCATGAAAACCACGGGTGCGTTTGTGGTCAACATGAAGGAGGACACCACAAGTGGTGAgtatgggaactgcaccgtctgcACCAACTCTCTGCTGGAACGAGAGCAGAAGCTTCCGTCCGCCCTCACCGACTGGCGCGTGAAGGTCAACTGCAAACGCAGCCTCAGCGCCCGGGTGTTCGAGTCCACCAGCTCCGTGCTGAAGCACAGCACCAGTTCAGCCAGCGTGGGTTGGAAGGTGGGTCTCGGACTGCCCATGGTGGCCGGCGTAGCGGTTGGAGGAACACACTCCAAATCCTCCACCTTTGCACGTTCCAAAGCCTCCCAGGACAAGTTTTTCTTCACCAACCATGAGTTCTCCTGCAGCTACTAcac tctcagAGTGAAGATCCAACCTCCTTTGACCAAAGAGTTCCTGCAGGCAGTGAAATCTCTCCCAGTGTCCTATAACAGTCAGTCTGAGTCGGCATATCATCACTTTCTCTCCATCTACGGCACTCACTACCTGCGTCAGGTGAGACTGGGTGGTCGTGTGCAGACCACCACCGCCGTGCGCACGTGCCAAGTGGCCATGAAGGGTCTCTCAGTGCGGGACGTCAGTAACTGTCTCTCTGCCGAGGCGTCAGCTGTGATCCAGGGCGTGGAGGTTAAAGGCCAGACGAGTTACTGCAAGAGCAAGAGCAATCAACTTGAGAAGAAAAACAGCTTCAGCGCCTTCTTCTCGGATCGTGTCACTGAGGTTTTTGGCGGCAACGGAGGCAGTGCGGATCTCCTGTTCTCCCCGAATAAACAGCACGGATACGACGCGTGGATGAAGACGCTGCGGACCATCCCCGGAGTGGTGTCCTACATGCTGACGCCGCTGCACATACTCGTGAAGAGCGACTCGGCCAGGCGCAAAGGTCTGCAGAAAGCCATCAGCCAGTACGTGATGAAGAACGCCATGTCCTCATCCTGCTCCTCCAAGTGTAAAGTCGGACACCGTAGTCCTGAATGTGCGTGCAAATGCAGCGGGCATCAGAACATTGACTCAAACTGCTGTCCGAGTCACCCCGGAGTGGCGAGCCTGACCGTCAAGGTGGAGAGAGCTACCGGACTCTGGGGAGATTACGGCTCCAAAACCGACGGCTACGTCAAAGTGTTCTATGGGAAGAGAGGAGAAACCACACCAGTTATATGGAATAATGATTTCCCAGTCTGGAATTATAACACTCAGTTTGGAACTGTGGATCTGTCAAAGAAACT ACCAATACGCTTTGAGGTGTGGGATCGTGATAACAAGTGGGATGATGACCGCCTGGGTGTGGTGACCATTGTTCCTACACGAGGCATCAATGTGAAGAAGCAGTTCGGTCTGAAACACGGCACACTCTACGTCTCCATCACGGCAGTCTGCGGTCCGAACCTTCAGGGAAACCACTGTGAGGTCTACGCCCCTTCACCTGAGGGTCAGCGACTGGTCACCTACCCCGAGCTGCTCCGGTACTGGCACCAACCCTGGACCAGGCAAAACCACAGCACCAAGCTGTAG
- the prf1.3 gene encoding perforin-1.3 isoform X2, protein MKTTGAFVVNMKEDTTSGEYGNCTVCTNSLLEREQKLPSALTDWRVKVNCKRSLSARVFESTSSVLKHSTSSASVGWKVGLGLPMVAGVAVGGTHSKSSTFARSKASQDKFFFTNHEFSCSYYTLRVKIQPPLTKEFLQAVKSLPVSYNSQSESAYHHFLSIYGTHYLRQVRLGGRVQTTTAVRTCQVAMKGLSVRDVSNCLSAEASAVIQGVEVKGQTSYCKSKSNQLEKKNSFSAFFSDRVTEVFGGNGGSADLLFSPNKQHGYDAWMKTLRTIPGVVSYMLTPLHILVKSDSARRKGLQKAISQYVMKNAMSSSCSSKCKVGHRSPECACKCSGHQNIDSNCCPSHPGVASLTVKVERATGLWGDYGSKTDGYVKVFYGKRGETTPVIWNNDFPVWNYNTQFGTVDLSKKLPIRFEVWDRDNKWDDDRLGVVTIVPTRGINVKKQFGLKHGTLYVSITAVCGPNLQGNHCEVYAPSPEGQRLVTYPELLRYWHQPWTRQNHSTKL, encoded by the exons ATGAAAACCACGGGTGCGTTTGTGGTCAACATGAAGGAGGACACCACAAGTGGTGAgtatgggaactgcaccgtctgcACCAACTCTCTGCTGGAACGAGAGCAGAAGCTTCCGTCCGCCCTCACCGACTGGCGCGTGAAGGTCAACTGCAAACGCAGCCTCAGCGCCCGGGTGTTCGAGTCCACCAGCTCCGTGCTGAAGCACAGCACCAGTTCAGCCAGCGTGGGTTGGAAGGTGGGTCTCGGACTGCCCATGGTGGCCGGCGTAGCGGTTGGAGGAACACACTCCAAATCCTCCACCTTTGCACGTTCCAAAGCCTCCCAGGACAAGTTTTTCTTCACCAACCATGAGTTCTCCTGCAGCTACTAcac tctcagAGTGAAGATCCAACCTCCTTTGACCAAAGAGTTCCTGCAGGCAGTGAAATCTCTCCCAGTGTCCTATAACAGTCAGTCTGAGTCGGCATATCATCACTTTCTCTCCATCTACGGCACTCACTACCTGCGTCAGGTGAGACTGGGTGGTCGTGTGCAGACCACCACCGCCGTGCGCACGTGCCAAGTGGCCATGAAGGGTCTCTCAGTGCGGGACGTCAGTAACTGTCTCTCTGCCGAGGCGTCAGCTGTGATCCAGGGCGTGGAGGTTAAAGGCCAGACGAGTTACTGCAAGAGCAAGAGCAATCAACTTGAGAAGAAAAACAGCTTCAGCGCCTTCTTCTCGGATCGTGTCACTGAGGTTTTTGGCGGCAACGGAGGCAGTGCGGATCTCCTGTTCTCCCCGAATAAACAGCACGGATACGACGCGTGGATGAAGACGCTGCGGACCATCCCCGGAGTGGTGTCCTACATGCTGACGCCGCTGCACATACTCGTGAAGAGCGACTCGGCCAGGCGCAAAGGTCTGCAGAAAGCCATCAGCCAGTACGTGATGAAGAACGCCATGTCCTCATCCTGCTCCTCCAAGTGTAAAGTCGGACACCGTAGTCCTGAATGTGCGTGCAAATGCAGCGGGCATCAGAACATTGACTCAAACTGCTGTCCGAGTCACCCCGGAGTGGCGAGCCTGACCGTCAAGGTGGAGAGAGCTACCGGACTCTGGGGAGATTACGGCTCCAAAACCGACGGCTACGTCAAAGTGTTCTATGGGAAGAGAGGAGAAACCACACCAGTTATATGGAATAATGATTTCCCAGTCTGGAATTATAACACTCAGTTTGGAACTGTGGATCTGTCAAAGAAACT ACCAATACGCTTTGAGGTGTGGGATCGTGATAACAAGTGGGATGATGACCGCCTGGGTGTGGTGACCATTGTTCCTACACGAGGCATCAATGTGAAGAAGCAGTTCGGTCTGAAACACGGCACACTCTACGTCTCCATCACGGCAGTCTGCGGTCCGAACCTTCAGGGAAACCACTGTGAGGTCTACGCCCCTTCACCTGAGGGTCAGCGACTGGTCACCTACCCCGAGCTGCTCCGGTACTGGCACCAACCCTGGACCAGGCAAAACCACAGCACCAAGCTGTAG